The bacterium genome segment TCGCCGGGCCAGCGGTCGGCCCGGCGCCCCGCCTCCTCGGCCGCCACCACCACGTTGGCGAAGTCGGCCGCCTCCTCGATGCGCGCGGCCAGCCGCTCGGGCCGGTGCAGGCGACGCCAGGGCCGCAGCAGCCAGCGCCAGGTCAGGGCCCCGATCACCGCGGCCAGGGACAGGCTCAGCCCCCAGCCGTTGAAGGCCCCCGGACCGGTCTCGCCGCCGACCGCCCAGGCCGAGCCGAGCACGAGCAGCCCCACCGCCGCGCCCCAGCGCAGCAGCCCGTGGGCCAGGGCCCGGCGGCGCACACGCCCGTGCAGCCGCTGCAGGCGGGTGCGGAACAGGAGCGCGGGGTCTGGGGACGGACGGGTGTTCATGCGGTCTTTCCGGTTCAGGGATGGGTCAGGGCGTACATCAGGACGTTGACGGCCATGCGCGCGGCGGCCTCCCGGACCTCGGGCGGGTCGCCGTGCACGTCGGGGTCCTCGAGCCCGTCGCCGATGTCCGACGACCAGCTGTAGAACAGGACCAGCCGACCGTTCCTCGATACGCCGTAGCCCTGGGCGGGTTCCCCGTCGTGCTGGTGGATCTTCGGCAATCCGGGCAGGACATAAAACGAACTGTAGATCGGGTGGTCGCTCCCGAGGGGCACCAGCTCCTCTTCGGGATAGAGCTCGGCCACCAGCCGCCGGAACGACGGGTCCAGACCGTAGTTGTCGTCGGCGTAGAGGAAGCCGCCGGCGTCGAGGTAGCGGCGCAGGGTGCGGCGGTCGGCGTCGTCCAGGGCGATGCGCCCGTGGCCCGACACGTACAGGAAGGGGTAGCGGTGGAGATCCTCGCTGTCGAGGGTCACCACGGCATCGGTGTCGGCCGTGGGCACGCCGGTGCGCTGCTGGAACGTCTCGAGCCAGTTGGGCAGGCTGCTCGGATCGCAGTACCAGTCGCCCCCGCCGTCGTAGTGCAGCCGCGCGATGCGCACCCGGCCCAGCGACTCGGAGCCGCAGGCGTCCGGGACGGCTCCCAGCAGGAGCACGCAGGCCCACGTCAGCAAGGCGGCGCACAGGGGTCTCACGGTTGTCCTTCCTCGTCGTCGGCCACGCGCGGCAGGGTGAGCTCGGCCACGGCGCCCGGACCGTCGTCCCGGTTGGCGAGCGTGATCGTTCCGCCCATGCGGTCGGCCAGGTTGCGGCAGATCACCAGCCCCAGCCCCGTGCCCTTGCTCTTGGTGGAAAAATACGGATCAAACAGGCGGTCAGCCACATCGGCCGGCAGACCGGCCCCGTTGTCGCGCCAGACCAGGGTCAATGACCGCGCCGCCACCCGCCAGGAGACCTCGACCCGCAGGGGCACCCCGGGGCGCGCGGCGTCGAGGCTGTTCTGGGTCAGGTTGCCCAGGATCTTCCGCAGCGAGGCCACGTGGGCCCGCACCGGGGGCAGGGCCCGCGTCTCGCACCGCACGATCTCCTCTGCCGCATCCGGGGCGTAGCCCGCCGCCACGTCGCGCACCAGGGCGAGCAGGTCGACGGGCTCGGTTTCCAGTTCGCCGGGCCGGCCGAGCAGGCTGAACTCCGACGCGATGCTCCGCAGCAACTCGACCTGCTGCAGCACCCGCTCCACCGTCTCCGGGACGATGCGGTCGAGCTGCGGATGGGCGTCGCGCCAGGCCTGGCCCAGCAGCTGCACCGAAAGCTGGATCGGCGTGAGCGGGTTCTTGATCTCGTGGGCCACCTGCCGGGTGAGCTCGGCGTTGAGGGCCATCTTCTTGGTGGCCAGGAACTCGGTGATGTCCTCGAAGACGAGCATGGTGTCGACCCGCCCGTCGGGCAGGGCCAGGGGCGCGAGGGCGCCGCGCAGGGTGCGCCGGTTGTCGTCGCTGACGAGCTCGCCCGTGATCCGGTCGCGCCCCGGCGCCAGGGCACCGAACCGCGCCAGCAGGTCGCGGGCGGCGCCGTCGTCCGGCCGGCCGGGCAGGAAGTCGGCCAGGATGCTCCGGCCGGCCGGGTTCAGCACCCCCACCCCGTCGTCGCCGAGGACGGCCACGCCCACGGTCACGCGGGCGAGCACCGTGGCCAGGAAGCGCTCCCGGGCGGCCAGATCGTCGCGCGCCTTCTGCAGCTCCGAGCGCATGGAGCCGAAGGCCCCGGCCAGGCGCCCGACCTCGTCGCGACCCGCGTCGGGCAGCGGCGCCTCGAAGTCCCCCTGGGCCAGGGAGCGGGTCGCGGTCAGCAGGAGCCGCACCGGGCGGAAGATGTTCCACGACAGCAGCAGGGCCATGATCAGCGCCGTCAGCAGGATGAGGTTCGCCAGTCCGGCGAGGAAGAGGATCGTCGCGTTGCGCTGGTTCTCGTACTCGACCTCGCGATCCGGAAAGGCCAGGTTCAGCACGGCGGGCTGGGCATCGCGTCGCAGCGCGCCGGCGGGCGAGCGGGACAGGGAGGTCAGCGGCCGCGCCGCGGTGAACGCGAACGGCCGTCCGGGCGAGGCGAACACGCTCGGGCCCACGGGGTGGTCGAGCACCGCGACCATCTTGGCCGGCGCCGCGAGCAGGGGCACGGTTCCCGCGAAGACCGTGGCCGGATGGCTCGCCAACAGCGGCCGCCCGTCGACGTCGATGGTGAGCTGGCCGCCGACGAGGTCGGCGAGTCCACGCACCAGGGCCTTGTCCAGGCGCTGCCGGTAGAAGAAGAAGCCGTTCGTCTGCACCTGCGCGTGTCCGGGACCGACGGTGTCGGTGCCGGCGGCGGCGGCCCAGTCGCCCAGGTCGATGGGAATGAGCACGCCGACGAAGACATCGTCGTCGTCGCGCACGACCACCATGGGCGAGTCGCGCCCGGCCTCGAGCAGGGCCCGGGCCTCCTCCGGGGTGAGGTCGCTGAGCGTCTCGTCCAGGAGCAGGCGGCCGTCCGCGGCGAAGACCATGCCCTGCCGGATGGCCTCGGTGCCGAGGGGGCGCTGGCCCGACAGGCGCCCGCGCATGAGGTCGTCCATGTATTCGCTGTCCACCAGCGACCGCGCCTGTTCCCCGAGCAGGGCCCGCAGCTGCTCGACCGCCAGGGCCAGCCCCGCCCGGGTGCGCGTCTGGGCCTCGCCCCGCACCCGTTCGTAGCCCACCTGGTCGACCGACATGCCCACGAGCACGAGCAGCACCAGGCCCAGGAGCAGGTAGCCGGCGAGGAAGCGCTCCTGGAAACCGAGGCGCCAGCCGCCGGTGTCGCGATCGCCCCACAGCCGCCGCCAGATCTGCACGCCCACGAACAGGACGAAGAAGAACACGAGATCGAGCAGCATCAGGCGCGAAAGGTCGAGCACGTCTTCGCGCAGGCGCGTGCGGCGGAGCCCGAGCAGGAACCCTTCCCCCTCGCTGCGCGCGTAGGCGGGCGGCAGCGCCTTCCACAGGCACAGCCACTCGTCGCCACCGGCCCGGATCACGGCCCAGTCCCGCTGCCCCCGCCGCAGTTCGGCCAGGGCGCGGTCGGCCGCCGGCTCGGGCACGCCCACCGGCCCGGTGTCGACCCAGCCGCCGGCGTCGGCCAGCATGAGGATGACCGGCCGATTCACCTCGGCCCGCGGACGATAGCGGCCGAGCCGGGCCCCGGCGTCGCCGGCGAGGGACTCGGTCAGGGTCGTCACCCGCCACGAGCGGATCGGCAGGTCGACGCGCAGCCAGCCGCGACCGTCGGCCCGCTCGGCCTCGGCCGTCAGGATCTCCTCGTCGCCGCCGGGATAGCGTCGGCGCTC includes the following:
- a CDS encoding DUF4159 domain-containing protein, with protein sequence MRPLCAALLTWACVLLLGAVPDACGSESLGRVRIARLHYDGGGDWYCDPSSLPNWLETFQQRTGVPTADTDAVVTLDSEDLHRYPFLYVSGHGRIALDDADRRTLRRYLDAGGFLYADDNYGLDPSFRRLVAELYPEEELVPLGSDHPIYSSFYVLPGLPKIHQHDGEPAQGYGVSRNGRLVLFYSWSSDIGDGLEDPDVHGDPPEVREAAARMAVNVLMYALTHP
- a CDS encoding HAMP domain-containing protein is translated as MEGLRARALALVGMLCLVGQGVLLHAGSTGATAPRLPLPWLFTLLGGGVALALALTPRRRDDHADRERLLWRLLSLLAVAVLLGTSLAYNLVASRAPARPADHSAALDRAVARAAAVAPAVVAWWEDGAPVAALDLAARSVSPAPADTVPPRGGDLFRHLEAWPAAWRAAGLELPAGAILWRDGERMAWCGNVEPLGTTKARTAPPDLPEWRRSLRPGREGWILQQMTVLATGEILELQVRLALPDLKSLDADVEMVVGAVDDPALSMDDSGLLIEQVGFGPDGGAPYAHLLARPESPAEQRNVSRARLLLAALLAWAVACAGLARLAGGVGALVLALWAGRMVLARADALRWVGAALPDAAFPATPGSWLSLADPAYFATPFAGGWFASTADAVVSAMVVAVTVWVLLRRRGLSGADGEGEARPPLLGPHPVGGLLFGVAAGGLSGSLMFVARLVADNANPRLIGTGVSVDALAFWGLQLVLALLGLVVVGLAMVLLGGGRWPAPAARVGWLGGGALAALVAALVAALLTRWWGGTMWWASHAAAVLFAGGAWFAAPSLRSHPRFLRRFVWPVLLLVAVVGSYTALREVYDAAERSWLDNRGTRMTEADPDWPRFLLGTVLVDMVERDRREAVAAGGDLWKDEAAWRLYRGSALADLGQQCAVELIDAANTEESYFALGFMNTGVYEVVTRGPWVDMSGVPADVRTEFLFRVERRRYPGGDEEILTAEAERADGRGWLRVDLPIRSWRVTTLTESLAGDAGARLGRYRPRAEVNRPVILMLADAGGWVDTGPVGVPEPAADRALAELRRGQRDWAVIRAGGDEWLCLWKALPPAYARSEGEGFLLGLRRTRLREDVLDLSRLMLLDLVFFFVLFVGVQIWRRLWGDRDTGGWRLGFQERFLAGYLLLGLVLLVLVGMSVDQVGYERVRGEAQTRTRAGLALAVEQLRALLGEQARSLVDSEYMDDLMRGRLSGQRPLGTEAIRQGMVFAADGRLLLDETLSDLTPEEARALLEAGRDSPMVVVRDDDDVFVGVLIPIDLGDWAAAAGTDTVGPGHAQVQTNGFFFYRQRLDKALVRGLADLVGGQLTIDVDGRPLLASHPATVFAGTVPLLAAPAKMVAVLDHPVGPSVFASPGRPFAFTAARPLTSLSRSPAGALRRDAQPAVLNLAFPDREVEYENQRNATILFLAGLANLILLTALIMALLLSWNIFRPVRLLLTATRSLAQGDFEAPLPDAGRDEVGRLAGAFGSMRSELQKARDDLAARERFLATVLARVTVGVAVLGDDGVGVLNPAGRSILADFLPGRPDDGAARDLLARFGALAPGRDRITGELVSDDNRRTLRGALAPLALPDGRVDTMLVFEDITEFLATKKMALNAELTRQVAHEIKNPLTPIQLSVQLLGQAWRDAHPQLDRIVPETVERVLQQVELLRSIASEFSLLGRPGELETEPVDLLALVRDVAAGYAPDAAEEIVRCETRALPPVRAHVASLRKILGNLTQNSLDAARPGVPLRVEVSWRVAARSLTLVWRDNGAGLPADVADRLFDPYFSTKSKGTGLGLVICRNLADRMGGTITLANRDDGPGAVAELTLPRVADDEEGQP